Proteins found in one Serinicoccus marinus DSM 15273 genomic segment:
- a CDS encoding fluoride efflux transporter FluC — MSTGLPALAALVCVALGGASGALLRHLATVSRLGGPGGTLLVNVVGSFLLGVLAGVAEALPAWLFLLLGTGLAGALTTWSALAVHTWRLGQDSWRRGAAYLTLTLGLGVTAAALGLALAWS, encoded by the coding sequence GTGAGCACGGGTCTGCCCGCGCTGGCGGCCCTGGTCTGCGTCGCGCTCGGCGGGGCGTCGGGTGCCCTGCTCCGGCACCTGGCGACGGTGTCGCGCCTCGGGGGGCCGGGCGGCACGCTCCTCGTCAACGTCGTCGGCTCCTTCCTGCTGGGCGTGCTGGCAGGGGTGGCCGAGGCGCTGCCCGCCTGGCTGTTCCTGCTCCTCGGCACCGGCCTCGCCGGTGCCCTCACCACCTGGAGCGCCCTGGCGGTGCACACCTGGAGGCTGGGGCAGGACTCGTGGCGGCGAGGCGCGGCATACCTCACGCTGACCCTCGGGCTCGGGGTGACGGCCGCGGCGCTCGGCCTCGCGCTCGCCTGGTCGTAG
- a CDS encoding AAA family ATPase has protein sequence MRLHRITLRDVRGVAERTVHLPESGVVVVEGPNEVGKTTLLEAFDRLLELKATSRSARAQALQPIGRDVGPFVEAEFTLDGQRLRLAKRWLRSPMTELEVLSGRPEQLTGSAAQQRLEALLRGCLDTTLWEALRLTQSGDGTVQPLVSSGVLREALDTAADAHLHGGDGERVLDLVEEEYLRYFTERTGRPTGAYKAAIAEHARAQTDVAEAHRRLAEAEELLERQAAARTVVDGLVEQVRAARAALTTARAEAAGITSLVAAHEAAASRLGEAGERARTAATDVERRSAQVREVEESARTLGRHERQVGELAEAAQGLLAVLEPAQQAAHRAETDVESAEQRLEQARDDLDGAEQHEQVTRLEGVLAEVERQALLVEEAREALPERAVTPEQVRDVEARVHELEVQRARHEAASPRVVVRALGEAQDVTVRGAGAGHEAVSPGRERSFVATEDLRVEVPGAVEIVVQGAADSTERMAALDRARQDLAAALADAGCDDLDEMRDAAQSAQTAQAAWREARRDLVSLLQVHGAEADLPQVEAGAAPPTLLARLEEARRRLSQLSTDVRERPMADVDAARDAERLAGTRLREAREARRAARARLDERQEEARRTQAELDRLTGRVEGERARHEQARAALAGARESAGDEELAATTALRAAELDEAQDAEITASAALTAADADGVMAALAAAESSATRSQDELEQARARLHTLTGQVELAASEGRQELYDLAVSDLDDAERRVGALDRRARAARHLRTTLHQHRDAAHRAYVRPFTAALERLGRRVYGPTLGVTVDDQLSVVERTLHGTTVPHDQLSGGAKEQLGILARLAVAQLVDPARGVPVVIDDALGWTDPERLEQMSQVLAGDPVGEADVQVVLLTCTPDRYASIPGARTVHLDAS, from the coding sequence GTGAGGCTGCACCGGATCACCCTGCGGGACGTCCGCGGCGTCGCCGAGCGCACCGTGCACCTTCCCGAGAGCGGTGTCGTCGTGGTCGAGGGGCCCAACGAGGTCGGCAAGACGACCCTGCTCGAGGCCTTCGACCGGCTGCTGGAGCTCAAGGCGACGTCCAGGAGCGCGCGGGCGCAGGCGCTGCAGCCGATCGGGCGTGACGTCGGGCCCTTCGTCGAGGCCGAGTTCACCCTCGACGGTCAGCGGCTGCGGCTCGCCAAGCGGTGGCTGCGCTCCCCGATGACCGAGCTGGAGGTGCTCTCCGGGCGTCCGGAGCAGCTGACCGGGTCGGCGGCCCAGCAGCGGCTCGAGGCGCTGCTGCGCGGGTGCCTGGACACCACGTTGTGGGAGGCGCTGCGCCTGACCCAGTCCGGGGACGGGACGGTGCAGCCGCTCGTGTCCAGCGGCGTGCTGCGCGAGGCGCTGGACACTGCTGCCGACGCCCATCTGCACGGGGGTGACGGTGAGCGGGTGCTGGACCTCGTGGAGGAGGAGTACCTCCGCTACTTCACCGAGCGCACCGGTCGACCGACCGGCGCCTACAAGGCCGCCATCGCCGAGCATGCCCGGGCCCAGACCGACGTGGCCGAGGCGCACCGGCGGCTGGCCGAGGCGGAGGAGCTGCTGGAGCGCCAGGCCGCCGCCCGGACGGTCGTGGACGGCCTGGTCGAGCAGGTGCGCGCTGCCCGTGCGGCGCTCACCACGGCGCGGGCGGAGGCCGCCGGCATCACCTCGCTGGTCGCCGCGCACGAGGCGGCTGCCTCCCGGCTGGGTGAGGCCGGAGAGCGGGCTCGGACCGCCGCGACCGACGTGGAGCGGCGCAGCGCCCAGGTGCGGGAGGTGGAGGAGTCCGCGCGGACTCTCGGCCGGCACGAGCGGCAGGTCGGCGAGCTGGCCGAGGCGGCGCAGGGGCTGCTCGCCGTGCTCGAGCCGGCGCAGCAGGCCGCCCACCGGGCCGAGACCGACGTGGAGAGCGCCGAGCAACGGCTCGAGCAGGCCCGCGACGACCTGGACGGGGCGGAGCAGCACGAGCAGGTCACGCGGCTGGAGGGTGTCCTCGCCGAGGTCGAGCGGCAGGCCCTCCTGGTCGAGGAAGCGCGAGAAGCGCTGCCCGAGCGGGCGGTGACCCCGGAGCAGGTCCGAGACGTCGAGGCCAGGGTCCACGAGCTGGAGGTCCAGCGGGCGCGTCACGAGGCGGCCAGCCCACGCGTCGTCGTCCGCGCGCTCGGGGAGGCCCAGGATGTGACCGTGCGGGGGGCGGGGGCCGGCCACGAGGCGGTGTCGCCTGGTCGGGAGCGATCCTTCGTCGCGACCGAGGACCTCCGGGTCGAGGTGCCCGGCGCGGTCGAGATCGTCGTGCAGGGTGCTGCTGACTCGACCGAGCGGATGGCCGCGCTCGACCGGGCCCGGCAGGATCTCGCTGCGGCCCTGGCCGACGCCGGGTGCGACGACCTCGACGAGATGCGGGACGCGGCGCAGTCGGCCCAGACCGCGCAGGCGGCGTGGCGCGAGGCACGCCGCGACCTCGTCTCCCTCCTGCAGGTGCACGGCGCCGAGGCGGACCTGCCGCAGGTCGAGGCCGGGGCCGCCCCGCCGACCCTCCTCGCCCGGCTCGAGGAGGCGCGGCGACGGCTGAGTCAGCTGTCCACCGACGTGCGGGAGCGGCCGATGGCCGACGTCGACGCGGCGCGCGACGCGGAGCGGTTGGCCGGCACCCGGTTGCGGGAGGCCCGCGAGGCACGCCGGGCCGCCCGCGCCAGGCTGGACGAGCGGCAGGAGGAGGCCCGCCGGACGCAGGCCGAGCTGGACCGCCTCACCGGCAGGGTGGAGGGAGAGCGCGCCCGGCACGAGCAGGCCCGGGCCGCGCTCGCCGGCGCGCGCGAGAGCGCCGGCGACGAGGAGCTGGCCGCGACGACCGCGCTGCGGGCCGCAGAGCTCGACGAGGCGCAGGACGCGGAGATCACGGCGTCGGCGGCCCTCACCGCGGCCGACGCCGACGGCGTCATGGCCGCGCTCGCGGCGGCCGAGAGCTCTGCGACCCGGAGCCAGGACGAGCTGGAGCAGGCGCGGGCACGGCTGCACACCCTCACCGGGCAGGTCGAGCTCGCCGCCAGCGAGGGACGCCAGGAGCTCTACGACCTCGCGGTGTCGGACCTCGACGACGCCGAGCGCCGGGTCGGCGCGCTGGATCGCCGGGCGCGGGCGGCGCGGCACCTGCGGACCACGCTGCACCAGCACCGTGATGCCGCGCACCGGGCCTACGTCCGCCCGTTCACCGCGGCCCTGGAGCGGCTCGGGCGCCGGGTCTACGGCCCCACCTTGGGTGTCACCGTCGACGATCAGCTCAGCGTGGTGGAGCGGACCCTCCACGGCACCACCGTCCCCCACGACCAGCTCTCCGGCGGCGCCAAGGAGCAGCTCGGCATCCTGGCCCGCCTGGCGGTCGCGCAACTGGTCGACCCCGCACGCGGGGTGCCCGTCGTCATCGACGACGCCCTCGGCTGGACCGACCCGGAGCGGCTGGAGCAGATGAGCCAGGTCCTCGCCGGGGATCCGGTGGGCGAGGCGGACGTGCAGGTCGTCCTGCTCACCTGCACCCCGGACCGGTATGCCTCGATCCCCGGCGCCCGGACCGTGCACCTGGACGCCTCGTGA
- a CDS encoding aminoglycoside phosphotransferase family protein — translation MVRGDDRAHGDLHLGNVLDGGHGGHGGLVAIDPQLCVGDPCFDLVDFVVVAGSPAAMRDRAGSLARLLDLDRDHVYAWTRVNAAVTAISLLTWEGPSTRTEALLTLARDD, via the coding sequence GTGGTGCGAGGAGATGATCGAGCGCATGGTGACCTGCACCTGGGCAACGTCCTCGACGGTGGGCACGGTGGGCACGGTGGGCTCGTGGCGATCGACCCCCAGCTCTGCGTCGGCGACCCGTGCTTCGACCTGGTGGACTTCGTCGTCGTCGCGGGGTCACCGGCGGCCATGCGGGACCGGGCCGGGTCACTGGCCCGGCTGCTCGACCTGGACCGTGATCACGTGTATGCCTGGACCCGGGTCAACGCCGCGGTGACGGCGATCTCCCTCCTGACCTGGGAAGGCCCGAGCACCCGCACCGAGGCGCTGCTGACCCTGGCGCGGGACGACTGA
- a CDS encoding UBP-type zinc finger domain-containing protein: MSSEGISAEVPPSGTGCVECADAEGWWVHLRRCAECGHVGCCDSSPGQHASAHFRESGHPVVQSFEPGEDWFWSYEKGKGVLGPELAAPTSRPEDQPAPGPAGRVPANWRLQIH, encoded by the coding sequence ATGAGCAGCGAGGGGATCAGCGCCGAGGTGCCGCCGAGCGGCACCGGGTGCGTGGAGTGCGCGGACGCCGAGGGCTGGTGGGTGCACCTGCGCCGGTGCGCCGAGTGCGGGCACGTCGGGTGCTGCGACAGCTCGCCGGGCCAGCACGCGAGCGCCCATTTCCGTGAATCCGGGCACCCGGTCGTGCAGAGCTTCGAGCCGGGGGAGGACTGGTTCTGGTCCTACGAGAAGGGCAAGGGTGTGCTCGGCCCGGAGCTCGCGGCCCCGACCAGCCGGCCCGAGGACCAGCCGGCACCCGGCCCCGCCGGTAGGGTCCCGGCGAACTGGCGGCTGCAGATCCACTGA
- a CDS encoding type II toxin-antitoxin system VapC family toxin encodes MSRPERGILDTSTLIDLADLDPVELPEQPLITTVTLAELSVGPLVARSSSERAARQAHLQQAEADFDPLPLDAGAARAFGRVAADLGRAGRKPAARAYDALIAAIAIAHDLPLYSRNPTDFEGIKELVVRPLGS; translated from the coding sequence GTGAGCAGGCCAGAGCGGGGAATCCTGGATACCTCGACGCTGATCGACCTGGCCGACCTGGATCCGGTCGAGCTGCCGGAGCAACCGCTCATCACGACGGTGACGCTGGCTGAGTTGTCGGTCGGGCCGCTCGTCGCCCGCTCGTCGTCGGAGCGGGCTGCTCGTCAGGCCCATCTGCAGCAGGCTGAGGCGGACTTCGACCCCCTGCCCCTGGACGCTGGAGCTGCGCGGGCTTTCGGGCGGGTCGCCGCCGACCTGGGACGGGCGGGACGCAAGCCCGCGGCCCGGGCCTACGACGCCCTGATCGCAGCCATCGCCATCGCGCACGACCTTCCGCTCTACTCCCGCAACCCGACAGACTTCGAGGGCATCAAGGAACTTGTTGTTCGACCGCTCGGGAGCTAA
- a CDS encoding GyrI-like domain-containing protein, with protein sequence MPSTGGRHVPGSGWSQSPVGIDASMAAALQTAGASPTGPAFAAYDRQPSDTVDLRIGLPVEGDVLAADGVELTRIPGGSAARLVHAGNDEDLSGSWERLTTWVLDRGERPAGWFYEEYLTERTPGADPADMRTRLTLPLADG encoded by the coding sequence ATGCCGTCCACGGGCGGTCGCCACGTGCCCGGCTCCGGCTGGTCGCAGTCGCCCGTCGGGATCGACGCGAGCATGGCCGCGGCACTGCAGACGGCGGGGGCCTCGCCGACCGGACCGGCGTTCGCGGCGTACGACCGGCAGCCCTCCGACACGGTCGACCTGCGGATCGGCCTCCCGGTCGAGGGCGACGTCCTCGCCGCCGACGGCGTGGAGCTGACCCGGATCCCCGGCGGAAGCGCGGCCCGCCTCGTGCACGCGGGGAACGACGAGGACCTGTCCGGGTCCTGGGAGCGCCTGACGACGTGGGTGCTCGACCGGGGCGAGCGTCCGGCGGGCTGGTTCTACGAGGAGTACCTCACCGAGCGGACGCCGGGGGCGGACCCCGCCGACATGCGCACCCGGCTGACGCTCCCGCTCGCCGACGGCTGA
- a CDS encoding SRPBCC family protein has protein sequence MSEQTNITVSRTIDVSAKDVFEVLTLPDNHVAIDGSGFVQSVDHGDRITETGQVFTMNMSGDHMGGDYQTDNHVTGYAKDKLVAWQTAPAGTDPKGWEWVWELTPQGPDSTEVRLTYDWGKVTDTELLKKVSFPLVEEEQLETSLGNLAAAATG, from the coding sequence ATGAGCGAACAGACGAACATCACCGTCAGCCGCACCATCGACGTGTCCGCCAAGGACGTCTTCGAGGTCCTCACCCTGCCGGACAACCACGTCGCGATCGACGGCTCGGGCTTCGTGCAGTCCGTCGACCACGGCGACCGGATCACCGAGACCGGGCAGGTCTTCACGATGAACATGTCCGGGGACCACATGGGCGGTGACTACCAGACCGACAACCACGTCACGGGCTACGCCAAGGACAAGCTGGTGGCCTGGCAGACCGCGCCGGCCGGCACCGACCCCAAGGGATGGGAGTGGGTGTGGGAGCTCACCCCGCAGGGCCCGGACAGCACCGAGGTGCGGCTGACCTACGACTGGGGCAAGGTGACCGACACCGAACTGCTCAAGAAGGTCAGCTTCCCCCTCGTCGAGGAGGAGCAGCTGGAGACCAGCCTGGGCAACCTCGCTGCCGCCGCCACCGGCTGA
- a CDS encoding OsmC family protein has protein sequence MATHTYELALTWTGNRGSGTSGYRDYDRSVVARSEGMPDLQLSADRAFRGDAGRWNPEVLLLASLSECHLLSLLHVAVTRGVTVVDYTDAPVGTMEQSGIGGRFTRVLLRPEVTVADPAHVDLLPQLHEQAGRACFIASSVNFPVDHDPTARVMG, from the coding sequence ATGGCGACGCACACCTACGAGCTGGCGCTCACCTGGACCGGCAATCGAGGCTCCGGGACGTCCGGCTACCGCGACTACGACCGCTCGGTCGTGGCCCGCAGCGAGGGTATGCCCGATCTCCAGCTGTCCGCGGACCGCGCCTTCCGTGGTGACGCCGGGCGGTGGAACCCCGAGGTGCTGCTGCTCGCGTCCTTGAGCGAGTGCCACCTGCTGTCGCTGCTGCACGTGGCGGTGACGCGCGGGGTCACGGTCGTGGACTACACGGACGCCCCGGTCGGCACGATGGAGCAGTCCGGGATCGGCGGGCGCTTCACCCGGGTCCTGCTGCGGCCCGAGGTGACGGTCGCCGACCCGGCCCACGTCGACCTCCTCCCGCAGTTGCACGAGCAGGCGGGGCGGGCCTGCTTCATCGCGTCGTCGGTGAACTTCCCGGTCGACCACGACCCGACCGCACGGGTTATGGGTTAG
- a CDS encoding FluC/FEX family fluoride channel has protein sequence MSSPTTPARRGAGDAGVLGWVAAGGAVGALLRWALELLTPVGAVLPWSTLLVNVLGSAALAWLLVRDERRPGPVWLRPGVGTGLLGGFTTFSTYAVQVALATGVAPATAAAYLLGTPVLCVVAAALGGGAALRWAR, from the coding sequence GTGTCCTCGCCCACCACGCCCGCCCGCCGCGGCGCCGGGGATGCTGGCGTGCTGGGCTGGGTGGCGGCCGGGGGAGCGGTCGGCGCCCTGCTGCGGTGGGCCCTGGAGCTGCTCACCCCCGTCGGTGCCGTCCTGCCGTGGTCCACCCTGCTGGTCAACGTGCTCGGCAGCGCGGCGCTCGCCTGGCTGCTGGTCCGCGACGAGCGGCGCCCGGGTCCGGTCTGGCTGCGACCCGGGGTCGGGACCGGGCTGCTGGGTGGTTTCACGACCTTCTCGACGTATGCCGTCCAGGTGGCCCTCGCGACCGGCGTCGCCCCGGCGACCGCGGCCGCCTACCTGCTCGGGACCCCGGTGCTGTGCGTCGTCGCGGCGGCGCTCGGCGGTGGCGCCGCACTCCGGTGGGCACGGTGA
- a CDS encoding metallophosphoesterase family protein: MVRFLHTADWQIGMTRRFLEPEAQSRFTAARTDAIRRLGRVAQQEGCSFVVVSGDVFESNHLTGQTVRRALDALRTVPVPVYLLPGNHDPLDAASVFTSALFLAERPGHVHVLDRAGLHEVGDGVELVAAPWESKHPGRDLVAEALAALPAGAAPEGVTRVLVGHGGGVLVGHGGVDTFDPEWRDHATIATAPLVRALDSGQVHYVALGDRHSRTEVAGRPDLTYAGTPEPTRETEVAPGEVLVVEVDPDAPAGERVRTTPHHVGTWSFTVLDREVDSADDVAALDGELAALTDPDRRVVFLNLRGMLGVAEHARLEQVRQRHRDRLGALVEREQHHDVVVVADDDAAWDELELGGFLGSAVAEIRGTAQQPGTAASPVLATVETDLTGRTAHPFVAGRPDDEQSARDALALLYRLSGSGS; the protein is encoded by the coding sequence ATGGTGCGGTTCCTGCACACGGCGGACTGGCAGATCGGCATGACCCGCCGGTTCCTCGAGCCCGAGGCGCAGTCGCGGTTCACCGCGGCGCGCACCGACGCGATCCGCCGGCTGGGGCGTGTCGCGCAGCAGGAGGGCTGCTCCTTCGTCGTCGTGAGCGGTGACGTCTTCGAGAGCAACCACCTCACCGGGCAGACGGTGCGGCGGGCGCTGGACGCCCTGCGCACCGTGCCGGTGCCGGTCTACCTGCTGCCCGGCAACCACGACCCGCTGGACGCCGCCTCGGTCTTCACCTCGGCACTCTTCCTCGCGGAGCGGCCCGGGCACGTCCACGTGCTGGACCGTGCCGGCCTGCACGAGGTGGGCGACGGTGTGGAGCTGGTCGCGGCGCCCTGGGAGAGCAAGCACCCCGGGCGGGACCTGGTGGCCGAGGCCCTCGCGGCACTGCCCGCCGGCGCCGCGCCGGAGGGCGTCACCCGGGTGCTCGTCGGCCACGGCGGCGGGGTGCTCGTCGGCCACGGCGGCGTGGACACCTTCGACCCGGAGTGGCGCGACCACGCCACGATCGCCACCGCGCCCCTGGTGCGGGCCCTGGACAGCGGCCAGGTCCACTACGTCGCGCTCGGTGACCGGCACTCGCGCACCGAGGTCGCCGGTCGCCCGGACCTGACGTATGCCGGGACCCCCGAGCCCACCCGGGAGACCGAGGTGGCGCCCGGGGAGGTGCTCGTCGTGGAGGTCGACCCGGACGCCCCGGCGGGGGAGCGGGTCCGGACGACGCCGCACCACGTGGGCACCTGGAGCTTCACCGTGCTGGACCGTGAGGTCGACTCCGCCGACGACGTCGCCGCGCTGGACGGCGAGCTGGCGGCGCTGACCGACCCGGACCGCCGCGTCGTCTTCCTCAACCTGCGGGGGATGCTCGGCGTGGCGGAGCACGCACGCCTGGAGCAGGTGCGGCAACGGCACCGCGACCGCCTGGGTGCGCTGGTCGAGCGGGAGCAGCACCACGACGTCGTGGTCGTGGCCGACGACGATGCCGCCTGGGACGAGCTGGAGCTCGGCGGCTTCCTCGGCTCGGCTGTCGCGGAGATCCGGGGAACGGCGCAGCAACCCGGCACGGCGGCCTCACCGGTGCTCGCGACCGTGGAGACCGATCTGACCGGGCGGACGGCCCACCCCTTCGTGGCCGGTCGCCCCGATGACGAGCAGAGCGCGCGGGACGCGCTCGCCCTGCTCTACCGCCTGAGCGGGAGCGGGTCGTGA